The stretch of DNA GGGTTGCCGGCCAGAGGCCGGTTTAGGCGCGCTTTCCAGTAACTGCCGGGGGCGTCGGCCGTGAAAGCGTATATGCCGTCGGCCCCTGCGCTCACGAGAACCATCCGTGCCCCCAGGTCCAGGAGGCGCCTCGCCGCCTGGCGCAGGTCGCTCTCGCCCGTGGCTTCCATCAGTTCCTGGTGGTTCGGCTTCAGCAGGTCAGCCCCCGCCCGTGCCGCGTCCAGCATTCCCCGGCCCGAGGTGTCTATGACGGCCGGCAGGCCGTGCTTGTGCGCGAGCCTGACCAGTTGCGGGTAGAAATCCTCCGGTGCATTTGCGGGGAGGCTCCCGGAGCCGACGAGCACCCCGCATCGCGGAGCGGCGCCGTCGGGGTGCCCGTCCAGGGCCTGCTCGACGGCGGCGGTCAGGGCCTGCCATTCGGAAGCCTCCAGGGGACGGCCGTGTTCGTTGAAGATACTGGTGAGATCCCGGGCTGTATCGACAAACGCGATGCTCCGGCGGGTGCTTGCCGACACCGGGACCAGCCTGTGCGGCACGCCGCTGGCCTCCAGCTCGGTGCGGAACACCATTGCCGTCGCACCCCCTACCGGTGCCACCGCCATGACCGGGTGGCCCATCTGATGGGCGACCCGGGCGACGTTGAGTCCTTTGCCGCCCGCGCGCTCCAGGGGCGGGGAGACGCGGTGGGTCTCGCCCGGATGTATGCCGTCCACATGGTAGGTCATGTCCACCGCGGGGTTGGCTGTGACCGTGACGATGAGCCGCGCCGGGCCTTCGGACGGGGCGTTCATGAGGCCTCCCTCGCAGGGCCGGTGGGAACCAGGAGTTCACGGGCCTTGAGTGCGGAGCCGATCAGGCCGGCGTTCTGGCCGAGGGATGCGGGGACGATGAGCGGGCGCCTGTGGATGCTCAGCAGCTCCTCCACGCGGGCCCGAAGGGGAGCGAGCAACGCTTCACCGGCCTGTGAAATGCCGCCCCCGATGACGATCGTTTCGGAGCCGAGGATTGAAACGCACTGGACGATGCCGAACGCAAGCGCGGCGATGCCCTCGTTCCAAATCCGGTCTGCAACCGGATCCCCGGCTGAGGCGAGGGCCAGGACCTCTTGCGAACCGTCCACGTTGCGGCCCGTGGCTGTGGCGTAGCGGGCGGCAATGGCTCCGGCCGAGCCGACGGCTTCAAGAATTGTGGTTGCCCCGGGCCGGTCGGGATCGGGCACCGGGGCGTGACCGAGTTCGCCGGCGTATCCGCCGCCGGCCAGACGCCTGCCGTCGCTGAATACTGCCCCGGCAATGCCGGTTCCGACCACCAGGACGACGGCGTCGGCGGCGCCTCGGGCTGCCCCGAACCGGAACTCCGCGTCCCCTGCGGCTCCGACGTCATGTCCGAAGGCGACAGGGAGTCCGAGTCGGGCCCGTGCCCGGTCGGCGAAGGGGAAATCCGTCCATCCCAGGTTGACCGAGAGGATGCCGGTGCCCCGTGTCTCGTCGACCAGACCCGGGACGATGAGCCCGGCAGCGCTGAACGGGTAGTCCGGGTACCGGTCCCGGAAGTCCGCGGCGAGTTCCTCGATCTTGGACACCACTGCGTCTCCCGGGGCTTCCGCGGACCGGGGAGTGGCCAGCCGCTGCAGGCCGATGATCCGCCCGGAGGGCAGGACGATACCGGCCTTCATGTCTGTTCCGCCGACGTCGAAGGCCAACACCGCCGGCCCGGCATCGGCGGCGGAACGTCCACCGTCGTCGTTCATCGGCTAGGCGTCCAAAATGACGGACCGGCTCAGGTTCCGTGGCTGATCGGGGTCCAGGCCACGGGCGCGAGCCCGCTCCAACGCAACTTTCTGGGCCCGCACGAGCTCGGCGAGAGGTGCGGTGTCGCGGTGGATATACAAACCGCCGGTGCCTGCCATGTCGGAGGACAACCCCTGCGGCTCGTCGCCAAACAGCCAGGTGACGCGGTTGGGGGCGGCAATGGAGATCGGTCCGTGCCGGTACTCCATCGCGGGGTAGGACTCGGTCCAGGACTGGGAGGCCTCGCGCATCTTCAGCGCCGCCTCGTGTGCCAGGCCGACCGTCCAGCCGCGGCCCAGGAAAGTGAACTGCTCGGCGTCGACGAGCTCCGGGGCGACAGGCTCCGTCACGGCAGCAGCGGCATCAGTTATCGCGGCGTCCACCGCGATGCCCAGCGCAGTCTGCAGGTAAACCAGCGCCGCCGTCGCGAACCGGGTCTGCACCACGGACTTTTCATCCGCGTAGGGCAGGCCGACGACGGCGTCCGCGAGTTCCGTCGCGGGCGACCCGGTGTCCCCGACGAGGGCCACGGTGGGGACTGTGCCTTGCAGCCGGCGCAGGAGATCAACCACCTCCGTCGTCGTTCCGGAGCGAGTGATCGCAATGACCGCGTCATAGCCGCGGTCGACAAAGGCCTCGGACGCTGCGAAGGCGTCGGTCACGCCGCGGCCCGCCGTCTCCCTGAGGAATGCGTAGGACTGGGCCATGAACCAGGACGTGCCACAGCCGACGACGGCGATCTTCCGGCCGTCCGCTGGCAGCAGCGCCCGGGCTTCGGAGCGGGCCTGCCGGGAAGCCCGGGCCCACACCTCGGGCTGGGAGGAGAGTTCGCTGTCCATGTGGGCCCCAAGCGGGCGACTGGCGGTACTCGGCTCAGTCATGGTGACAGGCCCTTTCTGGAGAGGAATCAGTTATGGGCGATCGCGAACGATGACGCCTGTGAGGGTCGTCGCTTAGCGCACCCACGAATGATTATTGCTGATTGTTTCTACGGTGTAAACATCACTAACAATCTTCGCACGTCCCCGTGATTGCTCGGCGAAACGGTTGACCTGAGAGCTGGATCACGAGACAATCGACCTGCATCCTGATTAGACATGATTGTTTGCTGCACAGTCCCATCACATTCCATCATTTTCCTCCTTCTCCTCGCGGGTTTCCTGTTTTAGTCCTGCGGCGGAGGCGGGAGAGGCCCGTTGAAAGTAAAGGAAGACCATGAAGAAGCCCTTGCGCACCGGCGCACTCGCCTCACTTGCGGCAGCCAGCTTGCTGCTCTCCGCCTGCGGATTCGGCGGATCCGGCGGCTCCGGCGGCGGCGCCGGCGCAACCGAGAACACCCTCAACCTTCTGGTCCCGAGCTATTCCGACGGGACAAAGGGCCGGTGGGAAGGAATCATCAAGGACTTCGAGGCCAGCAACCCGAACGTCAAGGTGAACCTGGAAGTCCAGTCCTGGGACAACATCAACGACGTCGTGAAGACCAAGATTCAAGGCAAACAGGCTCCTGACATCCTCAACATCGATGCCTACGCCGGTTTTGCCAAGGACCAGCTCCTGTACCCGGCAAAGGACGTCCTCTCGGACTCCACCCTGAAGGACTTCCAGGACACGTTCGCGAAGAATGCTTCGATTGAGGGCGCGCAGTACGGGCTCCCGGTTCTGGCATCGGCACGTGCCCTGTTCTACAACAAGGACTTCTTCTCGAAGGCCGGAGTCTCTGCACCACCCAAGACGTGGGCCGAGTTTGAGGCCGCTGCCAAGAAGATCACCGACGCGGGAACTCCCGGATACGGACTTCCGCTGGGCGCCGAGGAGGCCCAGGCCGAGACCGGAATCTGGTTCTACGGCGCCGGCGGCGGCTATGGCGATGCAAGCAAGATCACGGTGAATACTCCCCAGAACCTTGAGGGAGCCACGTTCATGAAGAAACTGATTGATGAAAAGGTCACCCAGGCCAATGCGGGCGCCACGAACCGCACGCCGCTGATCAATGTCTTCATCCAGGGCCAGCTCGGCATGATCGAGGCACTGCCGCCGACAGTGGGCCAGATCAAGGAGAAGAACCCGGCCTTGAACTACGGTGTGGCCCCGATCCCCACCAAGGACGGTTCGCCTTTTACCCTCGGCGTCGCTGACCACCTGATGGCCTTCAAGAACGAGGGCAAGAAGCAGGACGCGATCAAGAAGTTCCTGGACTACTTCTACTCGGC from Arthrobacter sp. B3I9 encodes:
- a CDS encoding 1-phosphofructokinase family hexose kinase, with the translated sequence MNAPSEGPARLIVTVTANPAVDMTYHVDGIHPGETHRVSPPLERAGGKGLNVARVAHQMGHPVMAVAPVGGATAMVFRTELEASGVPHRLVPVSASTRRSIAFVDTARDLTSIFNEHGRPLEASEWQALTAAVEQALDGHPDGAAPRCGVLVGSGSLPANAPEDFYPQLVRLAHKHGLPAVIDTSGRGMLDAARAGADLLKPNHQELMEATGESDLRQAARRLLDLGARMVLVSAGADGIYAFTADAPGSYWKARLNRPLAGNPTGAGDAAVAAAAVAIASGQQDPEQILRAATAWSAAAVLMPAAGEISSRHTDLARNLIVTHEENPE
- a CDS encoding ROK family protein; the encoded protein is MNDDGGRSAADAGPAVLAFDVGGTDMKAGIVLPSGRIIGLQRLATPRSAEAPGDAVVSKIEELAADFRDRYPDYPFSAAGLIVPGLVDETRGTGILSVNLGWTDFPFADRARARLGLPVAFGHDVGAAGDAEFRFGAARGAADAVVLVVGTGIAGAVFSDGRRLAGGGYAGELGHAPVPDPDRPGATTILEAVGSAGAIAARYATATGRNVDGSQEVLALASAGDPVADRIWNEGIAALAFGIVQCVSILGSETIVIGGGISQAGEALLAPLRARVEELLSIHRRPLIVPASLGQNAGLIGSALKARELLVPTGPAREAS
- a CDS encoding SIS domain-containing protein, coding for MDSELSSQPEVWARASRQARSEARALLPADGRKIAVVGCGTSWFMAQSYAFLRETAGRGVTDAFAASEAFVDRGYDAVIAITRSGTTTEVVDLLRRLQGTVPTVALVGDTGSPATELADAVVGLPYADEKSVVQTRFATAALVYLQTALGIAVDAAITDAAAAVTEPVAPELVDAEQFTFLGRGWTVGLAHEAALKMREASQSWTESYPAMEYRHGPISIAAPNRVTWLFGDEPQGLSSDMAGTGGLYIHRDTAPLAELVRAQKVALERARARGLDPDQPRNLSRSVILDA
- a CDS encoding extracellular solute-binding protein, translated to MKKPLRTGALASLAAASLLLSACGFGGSGGSGGGAGATENTLNLLVPSYSDGTKGRWEGIIKDFEASNPNVKVNLEVQSWDNINDVVKTKIQGKQAPDILNIDAYAGFAKDQLLYPAKDVLSDSTLKDFQDTFAKNASIEGAQYGLPVLASARALFYNKDFFSKAGVSAPPKTWAEFEAAAKKITDAGTPGYGLPLGAEEAQAETGIWFYGAGGGYGDASKITVNTPQNLEGATFMKKLIDEKVTQANAGATNRTPLINVFIQGQLGMIEALPPTVGQIKEKNPALNYGVAPIPTKDGSPFTLGVADHLMAFKNEGKKQDAIKKFLDYFYSADVYTKWVSAEGFLPTTKSGAEKLASNADTKPFLDLLPNAQFYPSTNKAWTATQGAVKSLIGQIAQGSDPASVLKDIQAKADAAS